The Comamonas testosteroni genome contains the following window.
TACTCAAGCCCATTAAATGGGTACTTAATCAATTGGGCAGTTCGTTGCTCTCTCCACTGCTTACCAAAGTTCTTGGACTGGACTTGGGAAAAAGTGAAGTTAAGGCTATTGAAGTCAACTGCAACTCAGCTCAATTGGTGTACTGATTTTGTTAGGCATTCATGATTCAACAACAAGGAACCCCACAGTGAATCTGGACGAGCTGGTCATCTATGTCTGGGAAGGACAGGCCGATATTGCAGAACGGGTAGAACGCTGCATGCTCAATCTAGGCGTAGAAGTAATCGTCGCCGACGGTTTGAGTCGGCCTGTCGTTACCGGAGAACTAGGCAATGCGATTGCAGTAGTCAGCGTCTCAACTCTTGAGGGGGCGCGTTTCACGCGCCAAGGTGTGGAAGGGACTTTCGGCATGCCAGTGCTGTGGGTCAGTGCGAACCAGCGCGAAGCCAACCCCGGCAGCTACGCAACCGAATACTCACATGTACTACCCTTTGACTTCACCGGTGCCGAGCTACGAGCTATGCTTGTGCGAATGCTTCGGCGCATGCAAAGTCATCAGCAACAAGTTGAACGCTCGGGTGACATCATTGCAGTATCCGATTGCATGCAGCAGCTGCTGCACGATGTAGATACCTTTGCCGACTGTGAGCACAGTGTGCTCATCATCGGTGAAACGGGCGTGGGTAAGGAGCGTATTGCCGAGCGACTCCATGAACACAACAGCCGTTATGGTCAAGGCCCGTTTATAGTCGTAAATTGTGGCGCCATTCCCGACGGACTATTCGAATCGCTGTTCTTCGGTCATGCCAAGGGCTCTTTTACCGGAGCTGTCTCCGCACACAAAGGCTTCCTTGAGCAAGCTAACGGCGGCACGCTCTTTCTAGACGAAATCGCCGACCTGCCGCTATATCAGCAGGTTAAACTCCTGCGTGTACTTGAGGAGCGTTCAGTAACGCGCCTTGGAGCGACTACTCCAGTCCGTCTGGATTTTCGTCTGGTTACGGCCACCAACAGGCCTCTACGCGGACTTGTACATGAAGGTAAATTCCGCGCCGACCTATTCTTTCGTCTAGCCGTGATCGAACTGAAGATCCCTAGCCTTGAAGAGCGTGGGGAGCAGGACAAGTTAGCGATTTTCCAAAGCATTTTGTCCAATGTAGTCGGCGAAACCATGATGACCGAACTGGGAACCCCGCCCTTCTTCATTATGGATGCAGTGGCTCAAATGTACTTTCCTGGCAATGTGCGTGAGTTACGCAATCTGGCAGAACGCATTGGTGTTGCTGCACGTCAGACACGCACTTGGGGAGAGGAAAGTGCCATTGAGCGCATTATCCAATACGCTCAAAGTCACTCTGCAAACACATTTCCACCAGAAACGGTTAATGAACCTGTTCTGGCCAATCGTAGTAACTGGGATATGGATGAGCGTAATCGCATTATCTCTGCACTCAGTGCACATGATTGGAAGCGGCAGAATACGGCTCAGCATCTGGGTATCAGTCGCAAAGTGCTTTGGGAAAAGATGCGTAAATACCAGATCAGCGACGGGGAGCCAGAAGTTCCTGTTTGAAATTCCTGTCTGAGATTTACTGAATTCAACGCCCTTAGTGCCACAACTTTAAACGGTCTCATCTGGCCGCCACTGCGCGGCCAAATTCAGGATCGTCAAGCTCAATTAAGACCGTCTATTCCATGCAGGAAAAACCCGTCATTATATTTATCGGTGCTGTATATCCTAGCCAATACACTTTACTATGCAGCCATTTACGTAATACCGGCATGGCAGATAGCTGGTTTATGACTACTCCCGGCCATAAGGCTCGTCATGAGCATGAGTGCGATCATCTACTCTCCTTCCAGCCTGACGGAAAAATTGTTGGTCCCCAAAGCTATTATTACTCCAGCAAGTTAGAGCGCTCTGCCCGTATTTGCCGGGGTGTACTTCAGGCATTGCAAACCTTCGAAAAGGAAAACTGCAAGCGCATTGATCTGGTGGTATGTCATTCACTATGGGGAGCCCCTAATTGGCTTTATGACGAGTTGAGTGCGGCAGTAGTCAGTTATATAGAATTTCCAAGCTATAGGCAGCATGGCTGGGATACTGCATATCCACCGGACCCTTCGCAACGAATGGCAGATCGCAATCAAGAAATGTTGCACTTCCATCAGGTCCTCCTTAGCGATCTAACCATCACACCCAGCCACCATGCTCGATCGATGTTTCCACCACAGTTGCAAGGAAGCATCGCTGTCCAATTTGAAGGGTTCGATATCCCCCCTCCACTGCGGGAGTCTCACGCAGCCATCCGGCACGAAAATGAACGATTCACTGTTGCATTTACTGCCCGTGATCTCTCCAGTGCCAAGGGTTTGGAGACATATATCCGCCTAGTTGATCGCCTTGTGCGTGAGGGAGACGGAGAGGATATGCGGTTTATCGCTATTGGTGATGCTAAAGCCATGACCTATGGATATGAACCGCAGTGGGTGCAGCGGCGTTATCAAGGCAAGGTGGGTAGTTTTCAAGAGCATCTGCTCAAAATTTATCCCGCCGCACAGGTTATTGAGTTTACCGGTTGTTTGCCATACCGAGATTTTTCGCGAATACTAGCCGAAGTAGACTTGTTTCTATATCCACTTCGCTATGGCGTTGCAAACTGGGGATTGATGGAAATTCTGGCTCGAGGTGGTTGCGTGATAGGCTCCAACTGGGGATTTGTTCCTGAACTTGTACAGCATGATGTTAACGGAATGCTGATGCCCGACAATGACGATGCTTGGATCTTCGCAATTCGCCAACTAAAGACAGACCCAAAACGACGCGAGCGCTACTCCAGTGCAGCACTAAAAACAGGTAAGAAATTCCACATCGCAAACGTAGCTCCTCGCTTCATGGAGTTGTTCAAGCTAGCTATGGCCCGTAAAAAAGTAAAGTCCTTGCAGGCATAGAGCTTGGAACGTTTGATTCATCTTCAGCTTATCCAAGCAGAGCATCAATAACGATTTCTATGCTCGGCACATCGCCTTGCGATTCACTGTCTGCCAAGCTATCAACCATCTTGGGGACTGCAGAGATCCGAGCAATTGTTGATGCTACAAGTTACAGCTCCTATCTAGCTGACTGGACATTGTCCGTCGGCTATGTGATCGGCATAGCTGGCTTTGCAGTGCTGTTCATCGACATGATGACGCGTACAGTGCTGAGCCATCTGGGTCAGTAGTTGCGCATTGACAGAGTCATATATGGGCTGCTGCTCGCCACCACGTTGTTGCGCATGCTGGCATTCCCGTCAGCGGGTGGCCTCAAGCCCACGCTGAATGCATCGACTCTGACACGGAGACCAGCCTTTGCTTTGTACCGGTGGCGCATTGCGCCATTGCTAATTTGACAAAACCGGCCACCTGCCGGCCCTCAGGACGCGTCGCGATCAAGTCCTGAAAATCTGTTTGAACGGAATCCGTCAATGCGTCTTACCTTAATGACTGACTATGCGCTGCGACTGCTTATGCACGTGGCCCAGCGACCCGAGCGGCTGTGTACGATTTCCGAGATCTCGCAGGCTTATGGTATTTCCGAGGCGCACATGATGAAAGTGACACACCAACTAGCCCAGCAGGGGTGGATAAAGACGGTTCGTGGCAAGGGCGGCGGCATGCGCCTTGCCCATGAGCCGCAGCAGATCAATCTCGGGGCCGTGGTACGTGGAATGGAGCCAGACTTTGCGCTGGTCGAATGCTTTACCAATGACAATCGCTGCATGCTAGCTGGTGACTGCCGCCTAACTGGTCTGCTTCAGGGTGCGCTACACAGCTTCATGGCACATCTGGACGGCTTCACTCTAGCGACTCTTCTGATCCCACAAGCATCGGCCAACGAATTGCCGCCGTTATCGGTTATACGACTGCGAAGAGAAGCGATGCAAACATGAGCTACAGACCGTTTATCACACTCATCTATTGGGCGGAGTTCAGGAACAGGTAATTGAAGTCCTGATCGAGCTGTGCCGGCACGCCGTCCACAACGCGCACGTCAGGAGGCGGAGAATGCGTTTTCTTGCATCCTTCCACGTGGTCGACTTTTCTGTGAGTCATCGGCTGAACCCATGCTTGGAGGCTCAACAAAAATCTATGCGTCTAAACCAATCTCAGTTGGGCCAAACGGCACAAGAAACGACAAAGGCACGAACAACTCACCGAGCGAGCGGACCGCATCAGTA
Protein-coding sequences here:
- a CDS encoding sigma 54-interacting transcriptional regulator; amino-acid sequence: MNLDELVIYVWEGQADIAERVERCMLNLGVEVIVADGLSRPVVTGELGNAIAVVSVSTLEGARFTRQGVEGTFGMPVLWVSANQREANPGSYATEYSHVLPFDFTGAELRAMLVRMLRRMQSHQQQVERSGDIIAVSDCMQQLLHDVDTFADCEHSVLIIGETGVGKERIAERLHEHNSRYGQGPFIVVNCGAIPDGLFESLFFGHAKGSFTGAVSAHKGFLEQANGGTLFLDEIADLPLYQQVKLLRVLEERSVTRLGATTPVRLDFRLVTATNRPLRGLVHEGKFRADLFFRLAVIELKIPSLEERGEQDKLAIFQSILSNVVGETMMTELGTPPFFIMDAVAQMYFPGNVRELRNLAERIGVAARQTRTWGEESAIERIIQYAQSHSANTFPPETVNEPVLANRSNWDMDERNRIISALSAHDWKRQNTAQHLGISRKVLWEKMRKYQISDGEPEVPV
- a CDS encoding glycosyltransferase, producing the protein MQEKPVIIFIGAVYPSQYTLLCSHLRNTGMADSWFMTTPGHKARHEHECDHLLSFQPDGKIVGPQSYYYSSKLERSARICRGVLQALQTFEKENCKRIDLVVCHSLWGAPNWLYDELSAAVVSYIEFPSYRQHGWDTAYPPDPSQRMADRNQEMLHFHQVLLSDLTITPSHHARSMFPPQLQGSIAVQFEGFDIPPPLRESHAAIRHENERFTVAFTARDLSSAKGLETYIRLVDRLVREGDGEDMRFIAIGDAKAMTYGYEPQWVQRRYQGKVGSFQEHLLKIYPAAQVIEFTGCLPYRDFSRILAEVDLFLYPLRYGVANWGLMEILARGGCVIGSNWGFVPELVQHDVNGMLMPDNDDAWIFAIRQLKTDPKRRERYSSAALKTGKKFHIANVAPRFMELFKLAMARKKVKSLQA
- a CDS encoding RrF2 family transcriptional regulator, whose protein sequence is MRLTLMTDYALRLLMHVAQRPERLCTISEISQAYGISEAHMMKVTHQLAQQGWIKTVRGKGGGMRLAHEPQQINLGAVVRGMEPDFALVECFTNDNRCMLAGDCRLTGLLQGALHSFMAHLDGFTLATLLIPQASANELPPLSVIRLRREAMQT